The following are encoded in a window of Francisella tularensis subsp. tularensis genomic DNA:
- a CDS encoding queuosine precursor transporter, whose product MTNFELLILFTLIDFSILFLSFKLFSKKGIYIFIVISVIAANIQVNKGVAYDIAGFHIIATLGNVMFGGIFTANDLLNEKYGRQEARKAVLKSIFFGISFMIFMFISTLFTSLNDPFYNDTNKALNLFFSIDGGALKAVIIGNMVYLISQLFDVLIYSKIKSYSSDIKWLWLRNTGSTLISQILDTTLITYGFGFAGVLPLDYAFEIIISTLVIKYTVALINAPLFYILAFTKPREV is encoded by the coding sequence ATGACTAATTTTGAACTTTTAATATTATTCACACTCATTGATTTTTCAATTCTATTTTTATCTTTCAAGCTTTTTAGTAAAAAAGGAATTTATATATTTATTGTTATAAGTGTAATAGCAGCAAACATCCAAGTTAATAAAGGTGTTGCTTATGATATTGCAGGATTTCATATTATTGCAACATTAGGTAATGTAATGTTTGGAGGTATTTTTACCGCTAATGATTTACTCAATGAGAAATATGGACGACAAGAGGCGCGAAAAGCTGTATTAAAGTCAATATTTTTTGGCATATCATTTATGATTTTTATGTTTATCTCAACATTATTTACTAGTTTGAATGATCCTTTCTATAATGATACTAATAAAGCTCTTAATTTATTTTTCTCTATCGATGGTGGAGCTTTGAAAGCTGTGATTATCGGTAATATGGTATACCTGATATCTCAACTTTTTGATGTGCTTATTTACTCGAAAATAAAAAGCTATAGTTCTGATATAAAATGGTTATGGTTAAGAAATACTGGCTCAACTTTAATATCACAAATACTTGATACAACGCTTATTACTTACGGATTTGGCTTTGCTGGAGTTTTACCACTTGATTATGCTTTTGAAATAATCATCTCAACTTTAGTAATAAAATATACTGTGGCCTTGATAAATGCACCGCTGTTTTACATACTAGCATTTACTAAGCCTAGAGAAGTATAA
- the queA gene encoding tRNA preQ1(34) S-adenosylmethionine ribosyltransferase-isomerase QueA: MKTDDFDYKLPEELIASYPLENRDASRLLKLNKQTGEIADYKFTDFIDFINPGDLLVFNNSKVMLARLYGSKTTGAKLEYLIERIKNPKLFETHIKANRSPAIGSEIYVEDTLAKVLDKDGGMYLLEIQGDKDIYQLMEEFGHIPLPPYMKRDDEEFDAERYQTVYAQDLGSVAAPTAGLHFSKELMQQIKDKGVDIAYITLHVGSGTFKPVQVDDVESHKMHAEVISVPVEVCQKIRQTKENGGRVIAIGTTSVRSLETAGQNGQIEPYQGETDIFLYPGKKFNVVDAMITNFHLPKSTLIMLVSAFADKEKIIKAYEHAIAERYRFFSYGDAMFIF, from the coding sequence ATGAAAACAGATGATTTTGATTATAAATTACCAGAAGAGTTGATTGCTAGCTATCCATTAGAAAATCGTGATGCTAGTAGATTACTAAAGTTAAATAAGCAAACAGGTGAAATAGCGGATTATAAATTTACTGATTTTATTGATTTTATAAACCCGGGAGATTTACTTGTTTTTAATAACAGTAAAGTAATGTTAGCGCGTTTGTATGGTAGTAAAACTACTGGAGCAAAACTTGAGTACCTTATAGAAAGGATCAAAAACCCAAAACTATTTGAAACACATATCAAAGCTAACCGTTCACCAGCTATTGGTAGTGAAATATATGTTGAGGATACTTTAGCAAAAGTTTTAGATAAAGATGGTGGTATGTATCTACTTGAAATACAGGGCGACAAAGATATTTATCAGTTGATGGAAGAGTTCGGTCATATTCCATTGCCACCATATATGAAGCGTGATGATGAGGAATTTGATGCAGAGCGTTATCAGACTGTGTATGCTCAAGATCTGGGTTCAGTGGCAGCACCAACAGCTGGATTGCATTTCTCAAAAGAGTTAATGCAACAGATAAAAGATAAGGGTGTTGATATTGCTTATATAACACTGCATGTTGGTTCTGGAACTTTTAAACCAGTTCAAGTTGATGATGTTGAGAGTCATAAAATGCATGCTGAAGTAATATCCGTACCAGTAGAGGTTTGTCAGAAAATTCGCCAAACAAAAGAAAATGGTGGGAGAGTCATAGCTATCGGTACAACTTCTGTACGTTCACTTGAAACAGCAGGACAAAATGGTCAGATTGAACCTTATCAAGGTGAGACAGATATTTTCTTATACCCAGGTAAGAAGTTCAATGTTGTAGATGCTATGATTACAAACTTTCATCTACCGAAGTCTACACTTATAATGCTTGTAAGTGCATTTGCAGATAAAGAAAAAATCATAAAAGCATACGAACATGCCATAGCTGAAAGATATAGATTCTTTAGTTATGGTGATGCGATGTTTATTTTTTAA
- a CDS encoding FUSC family protein yields MIFFRDRAIDKISDTTLLAYRVLIASALGLVICYAIFSYSGDSDFRDRIYWVVIAVVSVAASTSTSVVYTRAKAIIIFSLLGTSTGSIILILIQKSVPDSFTIVAIFCVIALTLYIYTLFLNYATSVFFIHIYLVMFFGLFIGWDKELFLVRVTCVAIGTICIVLITFLTRGQKYRILFNKEMYSLYSELKKLVDDVDKSVKNRKLISLIEQTIKLNETLVNAKYEFPTTKKYYEYKKIIVLIDELLINLKTYRTLFIQQKKHKDDLYKELVDHTKQQVRRNFKKITIRYDKILYQYYYSK; encoded by the coding sequence ATGATCTTTTTTAGAGATAGAGCCATAGATAAAATATCTGATACGACATTGCTAGCTTATAGGGTTTTAATTGCTTCGGCATTAGGATTGGTTATTTGTTACGCTATTTTTAGCTATAGTGGTGATAGTGACTTTAGGGATAGAATATATTGGGTTGTAATAGCAGTAGTGAGTGTTGCAGCTAGCACCAGTACTAGTGTTGTATATACTAGAGCAAAAGCAATTATAATATTTTCGCTACTAGGGACATCCACAGGCTCTATAATATTAATACTAATTCAAAAGAGTGTACCTGATAGCTTCACTATAGTGGCAATATTTTGTGTTATTGCTTTGACATTATATATCTACACATTGTTTCTTAATTACGCAACTAGTGTTTTTTTTATTCATATTTATTTGGTGATGTTTTTTGGTTTATTTATTGGTTGGGATAAGGAGCTTTTCTTAGTGCGGGTTACTTGTGTAGCTATTGGAACTATTTGTATTGTTTTGATTACTTTTTTAACTCGGGGACAGAAATATAGAATTCTCTTTAACAAAGAGATGTATAGCCTATATAGTGAGCTAAAAAAGCTTGTTGATGATGTTGATAAAAGTGTCAAAAATCGTAAACTTATTTCATTAATTGAACAAACTATTAAACTTAATGAAACACTTGTAAATGCTAAATACGAGTTTCCAACTACAAAAAAATATTATGAATACAAAAAGATAATTGTTTTAATTGATGAGTTACTAATAAATCTAAAAACGTATAGAACTTTATTTATCCAGCAAAAAAAACATAAAGATGATTTGTATAAAGAATTAGTTGATCATACCAAACAGCAAGTCAGAAGAAATTTTAAAAAAATAACAATTCGTTATGATAAGATTCTTTATCAATATTACTACAGTAAGTAA
- a CDS encoding Cof-type HAD-IIB family hydrolase — translation MKKAFFFDIDGTLVYENQGKLFVSERNIQAIKNLRKQGYKTFIATGRTQGFIPSAVLELPMDGFITANGSVVRIGDKLVYEKLFPQSAIDSVLEFCEKHNHDWLFEGEYAYVNNLESEDLSYFYDNVIVNKDKIITTHNLYNVTIYNALVLGRNVDVVALQHTLGNDYVTAPHNEHGYVDCYLAGHTKADGIDKVVEYLGLEEYETYAFGDGNNDLEMFDRVDVAIAMENASSQLKEKADLITKTNYNDGIYYALVKLGLIKS, via the coding sequence ATGAAAAAAGCATTCTTTTTTGATATCGATGGTACTTTAGTGTATGAAAACCAAGGAAAACTTTTTGTTTCAGAGAGAAATATTCAAGCAATAAAAAATCTTAGAAAACAAGGTTATAAAACCTTCATAGCTACTGGTAGAACACAAGGTTTTATTCCTTCAGCAGTTCTTGAGTTACCTATGGATGGTTTTATTACTGCTAATGGCTCAGTTGTAAGGATTGGTGATAAACTTGTCTATGAGAAACTTTTCCCACAAAGTGCTATAGATAGTGTTTTAGAATTCTGTGAGAAACATAACCATGATTGGCTTTTTGAGGGGGAGTATGCCTATGTAAATAACCTTGAGTCAGAAGATCTTAGCTATTTTTATGATAACGTGATTGTCAATAAAGATAAAATTATTACTACGCATAACTTATACAATGTCACAATTTATAATGCTTTAGTTTTAGGTAGAAATGTTGATGTTGTTGCCTTGCAGCATACACTTGGTAATGATTATGTTACAGCGCCGCATAATGAGCATGGTTATGTTGATTGTTATTTAGCAGGTCATACTAAGGCTGATGGTATTGATAAGGTGGTTGAGTATCTGGGCTTAGAAGAATATGAGACTTATGCTTTTGGTGATGGTAATAATGATCTTGAGATGTTTGATAGAGTAGATGTGGCAATTGCAATGGAGAATGCTTCCTCACAACTAAAAGAAAAAGCCGATTTAATCACAAAAACAAACTATAATGATGGTATTTACTATGCTCTAGTTAAGCTAGGGCTAATAAAGAGTTAG
- the rpiA gene encoding ribose-5-phosphate isomerase RpiA, producing MFFNKKNNQDELKKLAATEAAKSITTEITLGVGTGSTVGFLIEELVNYRDKIKTVVSSSEDSTRKLKALGFDVVDLNYAGEIDLYIDGADECNNHKELIKGGGAALTREKICVAAAKKFICIIDESKKVNTLGNFPLPIEVIPMARSYIARQIVKLGGQPVYREQTITDNGNVILDVYNLKIDNPLKLETELNQITGVVTNGIFALKPADTVIMATKDSNIVVL from the coding sequence ATGTTTTTTAATAAAAAAAATAACCAAGATGAGTTAAAAAAGCTTGCCGCAACTGAAGCTGCAAAAAGTATTACTACAGAAATTACTTTAGGAGTCGGTACAGGAAGTACTGTTGGATTTTTAATCGAAGAACTTGTAAACTATAGAGACAAGATCAAAACTGTAGTATCAAGCTCGGAAGATTCAACCCGCAAACTCAAAGCGCTTGGTTTTGATGTAGTTGATCTTAATTATGCTGGTGAGATTGATTTATACATTGATGGTGCAGATGAGTGCAACAATCACAAAGAACTCATCAAAGGTGGTGGTGCGGCTCTGACACGTGAGAAAATTTGTGTGGCTGCTGCTAAGAAATTTATCTGTATCATTGATGAGTCAAAAAAAGTTAATACATTAGGTAATTTTCCTCTTCCTATAGAAGTTATCCCAATGGCAAGAAGCTATATAGCACGTCAAATAGTAAAGCTTGGCGGTCAACCAGTATATAGAGAACAGACAATTACAGATAATGGTAATGTTATTCTGGATGTATATAATCTAAAAATTGATAACCCTCTAAAACTTGAAACAGAACTAAATCAAATCACAGGCGTTGTCACTAATGGCATCTTCGCTTTAAAACCTGCTGATACTGTGATTATGGCTACAAAAGATAGTAATATTGTTGTACTTTAA
- the gloA gene encoding lactoylglutathione lyase: MRFAHVMLRVKDLDKSIDFYTNVLWMTVQKKIDNTEYKYTLAFLGYGDISSHTVLELTYNWGEHEYDHSNAFGHLCMQVEDVYKACDDVKAKGGVVTREAGPVKGGTQIIAFIKDPDGYQIELIEKA; encoded by the coding sequence ATGCGTTTTGCTCATGTAATGTTACGGGTAAAAGACTTAGATAAGTCTATCGATTTTTATACAAATGTACTATGGATGACAGTGCAGAAAAAAATTGATAATACAGAGTATAAGTATACTTTAGCATTTTTAGGTTATGGAGATATCTCTAGCCATACAGTTCTAGAGTTAACATATAATTGGGGCGAGCATGAGTATGATCATAGTAATGCTTTTGGACATTTATGTATGCAAGTAGAGGATGTCTACAAAGCTTGTGATGATGTCAAAGCAAAAGGTGGAGTTGTAACTCGTGAGGCAGGTCCTGTAAAAGGTGGCACTCAAATTATTGCATTTATAAAAGATCCAGATGGTTATCAAATAGAACTTATTGAAAAAGCTTAA
- the mnmG gene encoding tRNA uridine-5-carboxymethylaminomethyl(34) synthesis enzyme MnmG, giving the protein MIYDYGYDVIVVGGGHAGVEAASASARIGAKTLLLTHNIDTIGQMSCNPAIGGIGKGHLVKEIDAMGGVMAKAIDMAGIQFRILNSRKGPAVRATRAQADRLLYKKAINSLINNQENLDIFQDSVDDLVVENNTVCGAITKTGITFRAKKVVLTVGTFLGGKIHIGKVSNAGGRAGDQPSNALAARLRSLPFRVDRLKTGTPPRIDRRSVDFSVMEVQHGDNPTPYFSFFSKGKIEHPRQIPCYITYTNNETHKIITDNLDKSAMYSGLIEGIGPRYCPSIEDKVVRFADKERHQIFVEPEGLNSIELYPNGLSTSLPFEVQCNYIRSIKGFEKAFIMRPGYAIEYDFFDPRDLKPTLETKHIKNLYFAGQINGTTGYEEAGAQGLVASINAAISIDSDKSWYPTRADSYIGVLIDDLITKGTKEPYRMFTSRAEYRLILREDNADLRLSDKACELGLLSKEDQQHFISKKNAIIENIAMMKNTWIGPQTQKARDLEKFLDKKMTRESTLFDLLKRPEIDYSKLQQISELNLNLQDDAVIEQIEISAKYSGYIERQNKDIEKTATLEQKAIPTDFNYSQVKGLSNEVLQKLTEQKPTTLGEASRIPGITPAAISLLTIYMKKTGFIK; this is encoded by the coding sequence ATGATTTATGATTATGGTTATGATGTTATAGTTGTTGGTGGTGGTCATGCAGGTGTTGAAGCTGCTTCAGCGTCAGCTCGTATAGGTGCAAAAACTCTGCTACTAACACACAATATTGATACTATTGGACAAATGTCTTGCAACCCTGCTATTGGTGGTATTGGCAAAGGTCATCTAGTCAAAGAGATAGATGCTATGGGTGGTGTCATGGCAAAGGCTATCGATATGGCTGGTATCCAATTTAGAATACTTAATTCCCGTAAAGGACCAGCTGTACGCGCCACAAGAGCACAAGCAGATAGATTATTATACAAAAAAGCTATAAATTCTCTTATCAATAATCAAGAAAACCTTGATATTTTCCAAGACTCTGTAGATGATTTGGTTGTTGAAAATAATACTGTATGTGGCGCTATTACGAAAACAGGTATTACATTTAGAGCAAAAAAAGTAGTACTTACTGTTGGTACGTTTTTAGGTGGCAAAATACATATTGGTAAAGTCTCTAATGCTGGTGGTAGAGCCGGAGATCAGCCATCAAATGCACTAGCTGCCAGACTTAGATCATTACCTTTTAGAGTAGATAGACTTAAAACTGGTACGCCTCCTCGTATAGATAGACGCTCAGTAGATTTTAGCGTTATGGAAGTCCAACATGGTGATAATCCTACTCCTTACTTCTCATTTTTCTCAAAAGGTAAGATAGAGCATCCGAGACAAATACCATGCTATATTACTTACACTAATAATGAAACACATAAAATTATCACTGATAACCTTGATAAATCAGCGATGTACAGTGGTTTAATAGAGGGTATTGGTCCACGCTATTGTCCTTCTATTGAAGACAAAGTAGTTAGATTTGCTGACAAAGAAAGACATCAAATCTTTGTTGAACCAGAAGGTTTAAATAGTATCGAGTTGTACCCAAATGGTTTATCAACTAGTTTACCTTTTGAAGTTCAATGCAACTATATCCGCTCAATTAAAGGTTTTGAAAAAGCTTTTATAATGCGCCCAGGCTACGCAATTGAATATGATTTTTTTGACCCAAGAGATCTAAAACCAACACTAGAAACTAAGCATATCAAAAATCTATATTTTGCTGGTCAAATTAATGGTACTACAGGCTATGAAGAAGCTGGTGCCCAAGGTTTAGTAGCTAGTATTAATGCTGCTATTAGCATAGATAGTGACAAATCATGGTATCCAACTCGTGCTGATAGTTACATCGGCGTATTGATTGATGACCTGATTACTAAAGGTACAAAAGAGCCATATAGAATGTTTACCTCACGTGCCGAGTATAGACTTATTCTACGTGAAGATAATGCTGATTTACGCCTTTCTGATAAAGCTTGTGAACTAGGACTTTTAAGCAAAGAAGATCAACAACACTTTATCAGCAAGAAAAATGCTATAATTGAAAATATCGCAATGATGAAAAACACTTGGATAGGCCCACAAACACAAAAAGCTCGTGATCTAGAAAAATTCTTAGATAAGAAAATGACACGTGAAAGTACTTTATTTGACTTACTCAAAAGACCAGAAATAGATTACAGTAAGTTACAACAGATATCTGAGCTAAATCTAAACTTACAAGATGACGCTGTCATCGAACAAATAGAAATTTCAGCAAAATACTCTGGCTATATTGAGCGCCAAAATAAAGATATTGAAAAAACAGCAACTCTTGAACAAAAAGCTATCCCAACAGATTTCAACTATTCGCAAGTTAAGGGATTATCTAATGAAGTTCTACAAAAATTGACAGAACAAAAGCCTACTACTCTAGGCGAAGCATCACGTATCCCAGGTATAACTCCTGCAGCTATATCATTGTTGACTATATATATGAAAAAAACTGGGTTTATAAAATAG
- a CDS encoding IS630 family transposase (programmed frameshift), protein MPSYSQYFRDIVINKYEEGMTEFELSKFFNIDKRTVVSWIEFYKRTGDYSSKQGVDCGRVASFTDKTLIEQYLIDHPDASALDIKEALAPDIPRSTFYDCLNRLGFSFKKKTPKYKQRKEHERLEYIEKLKEIAQNLLFYIDEMGCDNKLSILRGWSLIGEPSYGEVLAYQTQRRSIVAGYNYADKKIIAPLEYSGYTNTEIFNQWFEEHLCPSLKPKTTIVMDNASFHKSSKLIEIANKFDVQILYLPPYSPDLNPIEKVWANFKKIFRKVNNSFEKFCDAISYVFNKILSD, encoded by the exons ATGCCATCATATAGCCAATATTTTAGAGACATCGTAATTAATAAATATGAAGAAGGTATGACGGAGTTCGAGCTGAGTAAGTTTTTTAACATAGATAAGCGTACAGTTGTTTCATGGATAGAGTTTTATAAAAGAACCGGAGATTATAGTTCAAAGCAAGGAGTTGATTGTGGCAGAGTCGCTAGCTTTACCGATAAAACATTGATTGAACAGTATTTGATAGATCATCCAGATGCAAGTGCATTAGATATAAAAGAAGCATTAGCCCCTGATATTCCAAGAAGTACATTTTATGATTGTCTTAATAGACTTGGTTTTAGTTTTA AAAAAAAGACTCCAAAATATAAGCAAAGAAAAGAACATGAAAGGTTGGAGTATATAGAAAAACTAAAAGAAATAGCTCAAAACTTGTTATTTTATATAGATGAGATGGGGTGTGACAATAAGCTTTCTATCCTAAGAGGATGGTCACTAATTGGTGAGCCTAGTTATGGTGAGGTTTTAGCATATCAAACACAAAGAAGAAGTATTGTTGCTGGATATAATTATGCAGATAAAAAGATTATAGCTCCATTAGAGTACAGTGGATATACCAATACTGAAATTTTTAATCAATGGTTTGAGGAACACTTATGCCCATCATTAAAACCTAAAACTACTATAGTAATGGATAATGCTAGTTTCCATAAATCCTCTAAGCTGATTGAAATAGCCAATAAATTTGATGTACAAATATTATATCTACCTCCGTATTCTCCAGATTTAAATCCTATTGAAAAGGTTTGGGCTAACTTTAAAAAAATATTTAGAAAAGTGAATAATAGTTTTGAAAAATTTTGTGATGCTATCTCTTATGTGTTTAACAAAATACTCTCGGATTAA
- a CDS encoding FAD-dependent monooxygenase yields MNAKYDVAIVGGGIVGLFTSLALAKTGCKIIHIEKDQLQVKNDNRSIAVSYSSIAFLNTLGLWDKVASKTQAIKKVHVSDKGRYGRAEIFAKDENLPFLGAIAPMQELLTVALQSVAANPNIIKSFETNVIDLAKHDDKYSLVVKQQEQTKTIRAQLIIACDGANSSLRKMLNITAKTTDYQQDALVFDIQTELDNNNTAFERFMTDGVLAMLPKVKTTMGCVWTIDRDNSKAKLTLDNKEFEQLVQDRFGYRLGQIKLTSKPAVFPLYLVQAEQVYKNNVLFFGNALHFLHPVSGQGMNLSIRDIGFLYDLLVESDFSQNSITAVLAEFAKVRKPDHDRTIFVTHGFVKWFVSNDTKFVASRNAGLHLLQRSKLAKKVLSRVMMGKLSKGSTLMRKVVEDER; encoded by the coding sequence ATGAATGCTAAATATGATGTGGCAATTGTTGGAGGTGGGATAGTTGGTTTATTTACTTCTTTAGCTCTAGCCAAGACTGGATGTAAAATTATCCATATTGAAAAAGATCAGCTGCAAGTAAAAAATGATAATAGAAGTATTGCGGTATCTTATTCATCAATAGCTTTTTTAAATACACTTGGTTTGTGGGATAAGGTTGCAAGTAAAACTCAAGCTATTAAAAAAGTTCATGTTTCAGATAAGGGCAGATATGGACGAGCTGAGATTTTTGCTAAAGATGAAAATTTGCCATTTTTAGGAGCTATTGCGCCGATGCAGGAGCTTCTGACAGTTGCTTTACAAAGTGTTGCTGCTAATCCAAATATTATCAAATCTTTTGAAACAAATGTTATTGACCTTGCTAAACATGATGATAAGTATTCTTTAGTAGTCAAGCAACAAGAACAGACTAAAACTATACGAGCACAGCTGATAATAGCTTGTGATGGCGCTAATTCAAGCTTAAGAAAAATGCTAAATATCACAGCTAAGACAACTGATTATCAGCAAGATGCGCTTGTTTTTGATATTCAAACAGAGCTTGATAACAATAATACAGCTTTTGAAAGGTTTATGACTGATGGTGTACTAGCGATGTTACCTAAAGTAAAAACAACTATGGGCTGTGTTTGGACTATTGATAGAGATAATTCAAAAGCAAAGCTAACCTTAGACAATAAAGAGTTTGAACAGTTAGTCCAAGATCGCTTCGGCTATAGGTTAGGACAGATTAAACTTACCTCAAAGCCTGCGGTTTTTCCTTTATACCTTGTCCAAGCAGAGCAAGTCTACAAAAACAATGTACTTTTTTTTGGTAATGCATTGCATTTTTTACATCCAGTATCCGGTCAGGGAATGAACCTAAGTATTCGTGATATTGGTTTTTTGTATGATTTGCTTGTAGAGAGTGATTTTTCTCAGAACTCAATTACAGCTGTTTTAGCAGAGTTTGCCAAAGTTAGAAAACCAGATCATGATAGAACAATTTTTGTCACACATGGATTTGTAAAATGGTTTGTATCTAATGATACTAAATTTGTTGCAAGTAGAAATGCTGGTTTACATCTGTTACAAAGAAGTAAGTTAGCTAAAAAAGTTTTATCAAGAGTTATGATGGGCAAGCTTAGCAAAGGTTCAACTCTGATGAGAAAGGTGGTCGAGGATGAGCGTTAG
- a CDS encoding UPF0149 family protein → MKNEKPSFEDVAEALKVMQALSSASEAHGLLCALFSFGAEVKFTAWSDSLMTKPIEEGDLVASSALKTMKKLYDYTKSQFDEKGLSFDLFIPADDEPLSYRAEALTYWIRGFLSGVGLFGLDFENSKDKEIKEAISDLMKISYMDYEALGEDESCEEDFIELLEYTKVAVLLIDSEKI, encoded by the coding sequence ATGAAAAATGAAAAACCTAGTTTTGAAGATGTCGCTGAAGCATTAAAAGTAATGCAAGCTCTAAGTTCAGCTTCTGAAGCTCATGGACTGCTTTGTGCTTTGTTTAGTTTTGGTGCTGAGGTTAAATTTACAGCATGGTCAGATTCTCTAATGACTAAGCCGATTGAAGAGGGTGATTTAGTTGCAAGTTCAGCTTTAAAAACTATGAAAAAACTTTATGACTATACCAAGTCTCAGTTCGATGAAAAAGGCTTAAGTTTTGATTTGTTTATCCCAGCTGATGATGAGCCTTTAAGCTACCGAGCTGAGGCTCTGACATATTGGATAAGAGGATTTTTATCAGGAGTAGGCTTATTTGGTTTGGATTTTGAGAACTCAAAAGATAAAGAAATCAAGGAAGCAATTAGCGATCTGATGAAAATTTCATATATGGATTATGAAGCTTTAGGTGAAGATGAAAGTTGTGAAGAAGATTTTATCGAGTTGCTTGAGTATACAAAAGTAGCAGTTTTACTTATTGATAGTGAAAAAATTTAG
- a CDS encoding UbiH/UbiF/VisC/COQ6 family ubiquinone biosynthesis hydroxylase: MSVRNIQKDAVIVGGGMVGLSLALALHQNGLQVALVEAKEINYKSLSADRVETRVSAINHTSKSFLQRLGVWHSIKNKRISPYYQMRVWDDIPSESINITAEEIAEHSLGCIVENDVIVEALLEKIRDTGIEIFANQKIHKIQRNGNTEKLFLQAVIPDSCSDGSSQNSDDKYLSIETSLIIGADGANSFIRDYFNFETKVKPYKHTAIVATIKLERNHLQTAYQRFYDKGVLAFLPLENSNKASIVWSVKSDYANFLMSLTDEKFELELTKAIDNSFGSLNLLSKRFSFELIERHAKSYIQNNVVLVGDAAHTIHPLAGQGVNIGFKDAIALTEILTEAFTKGRLIGHISTLDKYQRERKLDNTKMLALMKTFKEVFASDNQYLKNARRAGFEFVDKNRIVKSIVVKQAL, translated from the coding sequence ATGAGCGTTAGAAATATTCAAAAAGATGCTGTGATTGTCGGTGGTGGTATGGTAGGCTTAAGCCTTGCTCTAGCATTGCACCAAAATGGTTTGCAGGTTGCGCTTGTTGAGGCAAAAGAGATTAATTATAAGTCTTTGAGTGCTGATAGAGTTGAAACTAGAGTTAGTGCTATAAACCATACTTCGAAAAGTTTTTTACAACGATTAGGTGTGTGGCATAGTATCAAAAATAAGCGTATATCTCCATATTATCAAATGAGAGTTTGGGATGATATTCCTAGTGAGAGTATAAATATTACAGCTGAAGAAATAGCTGAGCATAGTTTAGGCTGTATTGTTGAAAATGATGTAATAGTTGAAGCGCTACTAGAGAAGATCAGAGATACAGGTATCGAGATCTTTGCTAATCAAAAAATACATAAAATTCAAAGAAATGGTAATACTGAAAAGCTCTTTCTACAGGCAGTCATTCCGGACTCTTGCTCTGATGGTTCTAGTCAGAATAGTGATGACAAGTATTTATCAATTGAAACTAGTCTAATAATTGGTGCAGATGGTGCTAACTCTTTTATTCGCGACTATTTTAATTTTGAAACCAAAGTTAAACCATATAAACATACTGCAATAGTTGCAACAATTAAGCTTGAAAGAAATCACCTGCAAACAGCATATCAACGTTTTTATGATAAAGGTGTATTGGCATTTTTACCCTTAGAAAATTCAAACAAAGCTTCAATAGTTTGGTCTGTAAAGAGTGATTATGCTAATTTTCTGATGAGTTTAACAGATGAGAAATTTGAGCTAGAACTTACTAAGGCAATTGATAATAGTTTTGGTAGTCTTAATTTACTATCAAAAAGATTTAGTTTTGAGCTAATAGAGCGTCATGCTAAAAGTTATATACAAAATAATGTAGTATTGGTAGGTGATGCAGCTCATACAATTCACCCATTAGCAGGGCAAGGGGTAAATATAGGTTTTAAAGATGCTATTGCATTGACTGAAATTTTGACTGAGGCTTTTACAAAAGGTCGCTTGATTGGTCATATTTCAACATTAGATAAATATCAGCGTGAGCGTAAGCTTGATAATACTAAGATGCTAGCTTTGATGAAGACATTTAAAGAAGTCTTTGCTAGTGATAACCAATATCTCAAAAACGCGCGCAGGGCAGGATTTGAGTTTGTTGATAAAAATAGAATTGTTAAAAGTATAGTTGTGAAGCAAGCTTTATAA